In Sphingobacterium sp. SRCM116780, the genomic stretch TCAACATGTGGCTACCTCTCGTAGAAATCGCGGTTTAGCAATGATTCCTGAGTTTGATCTATTCCCTGTATTCTATTTTTCTAATCATCGTGCTATTTGTGGACCTGGAGAAGTCGCCTGTATGCCCAAGCATTTTGATAAACTTGATTTTGAATTGGAGGTGGCCGTGGTATTAGATAAACAGGGGAAAAATATCTGTGCTGCAGATGCTGACACCTATATTGGTGGCTATATGATCATGAATGACCTGAGTGCCAGAACACTGCAAATGGAAGAGATGAAACTCAACCTAGGTCCTGCTAAAGGCAAGGATTTTGCAACGGTTATCGGACCTTGGTTGGTCACTCCGGATGAACTTGAAAAGTATCGTGTCGCTACTGCTGCTGGTCATATTGGTGCCACTTATAATCTGGAAATGACTTGTTATGTCAATGGCCAACTGGTTTCAAAAGGAAATCTAGCCGATATGGATTGGACGTTTGCTGAAATTATCGAACGGGTTTCCTATGGCGTTGAGATGTTTCCTGGTGATGTGATCGGATCGGGAACAGTCGGAACCGGTTGTTTCTTAGAACTCAATGGTACGGGTAAACTAAACAACCCGGTGTACGAAGAACAATGGTTGCAGGCTGGTGATTCCGTCCTTATGGAGGTAACGGGGTTGGGACAGTTATACACCAAAATTATTGCACAGCACGAAGATTAATTACGATTGCATTTAGACCTATTTTTACGATGCCACTAAAAAAAACAACTGTTATCGATCCAATAGCACAACAAGCTATTTTTGACAATCTAATCAAATATGCTGTAGCACCGCGTCCTATTTGTTTTGCCAGTACGATAGATGCTGCTGGTCAGGTCAATCTGAGTCCTTTTAGTTTCTTTAATTTCATGTCGCAACAACCTCCGATTTGTGTTTTTTCACCATTGAGACGCATGCGGGATGGATCTACAAAACACAGCCTTGAAAATATAAAGGAAGTTCCTGAAGTGGTGATCAATATCGTCAACTATGCGATGGTACAACAGCAGTCTCTTGCCAGTACAGAATATGCCAAGGGTATCAATGAGTTTGAGAAATCAGGGTTCACTCCCATTCCATCAACACATATCACACCACCTCGCGTAGCCGAATCTCCTGTACAATTGGAATGTAAAGTTCGCGAAATCATCAGTTTAGGTGATGGTCCTGGAGCAGGTAACTTAGTCATTGCGGAGATTGTATGTATGCATATTCATGAAGAATTAATGAATGAGCATCATCAAGTAGCACAAGATTCGCTCGATCTTGTCGCGCGATTGGGGGACAATTGGTATTGTCGTGTCACCAAAGACAACTTATTTGAAGTACCAAAACCTCTGCGCAATTTAGGTATTGGAGTAGATTGTTTACCAGAACATATCCGTTTGTCCGAAGTCCTGACAGGCAATCATTTGGGTATGCTCGCAAATGTTGAACAATTACCGACTCGAATAGCAGAAAATATAGGGATCGAAGATCAGGTGATACAATCATTGGTAGACCACTCCTTTGCTGATGTGCAGGAAAGAAGTAAAAAACTTCATCAATATGCTGCCAAGCTTTTGGATCAAGGTGAGGTGACCAAAGCTTGGCAGGTATTATTACTGGGCTACTAGTAAAGCAATCTGCTGATCTTTTGCTAATCGAATTCCATCCTGAATAAGCTTGGTCAATTGCGGTTGATCTGTTATAATATCATGAAGTCGTTGTTCGATTTGTATCGCCAATGATTGATCTTGATCATGTATTGCGATTTCCAGCATTTCAACAAGTGCCAACCAATCTGTTGGATAATTGGCTATTATATGTTTATAAAGTTCCGTCAGTGTTATTATAGATCCATTATTGATGCGTCTTTGACGGATGAGGCTATATAGTTGATCTCTCTCTTTTGTTTGATCATCCTGTTCATGTAAGATGGTTTTGAGTTCAGAAACAGAGGCATCTTGTTCATACGCTGCTTTATCTGCCGCTCCACAAAACACCGAGACAATCCGTTCACCTACAGCCATATCATAAGTTCCCCAGGCTGGATCAAATAAGGTTTGACAGTTTCTATTGTCGATGACCTGACAAGGATAAAAAGAGATCAGTTGTATTTTGTTATCTTGCTGTACTAAGGATTTTACGACTCCTCTTACCTCAATACCAGAAGTAAATGTCAATATTGTTTGTTGATCGGCTATAATTCCATGTTCCATTAAATCAACCTCATCAAAATCTTCTAATGCTTTATGAGTACCAAGCAAACGCCCTACAGGCGAACCAAAACCTTCAGCATGATATGTTTTACCATGCCCTTCTAGTTGTTTATCATGAACTGCCAATGCCGTAGGTCCAGTTGTTTGAATATATTCGATTTCATTGGCAACAATACCTGTTTGAAACAATCCGGAAACCTGTAAACCGGAACGGTAAACGATTGTGCATAAATTCTTACAAGCAATCGCTTTTTCCAA encodes the following:
- a CDS encoding fumarylacetoacetate hydrolase family protein, encoding MKLVTCIQEEKESLGFVVDTNIHLCRQINSSFPDSMQAYLHTDEETKVQMKHAYDMLCSATQTIAPLTVNNTTLRAPVPYPSSLRDAYAFRQHVATSRRNRGLAMIPEFDLFPVFYFSNHRAICGPGEVACMPKHFDKLDFELEVAVVLDKQGKNICAADADTYIGGYMIMNDLSARTLQMEEMKLNLGPAKGKDFATVIGPWLVTPDELEKYRVATAAGHIGATYNLEMTCYVNGQLVSKGNLADMDWTFAEIIERVSYGVEMFPGDVIGSGTVGTGCFLELNGTGKLNNPVYEEQWLQAGDSVLMEVTGLGQLYTKIIAQHED
- a CDS encoding flavin reductase family protein, with product MPLKKTTVIDPIAQQAIFDNLIKYAVAPRPICFASTIDAAGQVNLSPFSFFNFMSQQPPICVFSPLRRMRDGSTKHSLENIKEVPEVVINIVNYAMVQQQSLASTEYAKGINEFEKSGFTPIPSTHITPPRVAESPVQLECKVREIISLGDGPGAGNLVIAEIVCMHIHEELMNEHHQVAQDSLDLVARLGDNWYCRVTKDNLFEVPKPLRNLGIGVDCLPEHIRLSEVLTGNHLGMLANVEQLPTRIAENIGIEDQVIQSLVDHSFADVQERSKKLHQYAAKLLDQGEVTKAWQVLLLGY